A region of the Montipora foliosa isolate CH-2021 chromosome 8, ASM3666993v2, whole genome shotgun sequence genome:
TCACTAAACAGACTTAACACATGGCAGAGTTGTCTATATATTGgtcttttgtaacatttcattCTCTTGGTTTCTTTCTTTGAACGGTTTCggattttgttttttaattgcgaagggctaacgctcgaaccgttagtcctgttccgggactccctcttaacCCGCcatgaaaatgggcctggaacccaggcgggaaaagacagagtcctgtattacttgcaggcgcatgctcgatATGACGCCATTTGTTCccccaaaactgggggaaaaccatatttggaaaaaagattccttatttggtCATAGTTTATTCCAagtgcttttacactggatacatggggataatgtgaaaggaaattataacgccaagtttctAGAGGCATAAAATATCGGTTACCTATGaatgtaattttaaaatactgaaaatatGCCAAGAATATGctaacttttagaaaaattgCTCATAACAgtaaaagttgctcaaaagatGCCGAACAGAATCTGTATAGGGAATCTGTATAGGCTTAGCTAATGTATTGAATTATGTTGTTCCAGAAAATgtccatacccccccccccccccccccccccaagaaagcttttgagatTAGACCCCTCCACCCCCTTGGAAATTCCAATTTTGTTtcatacttttttaaaaaaactttgacTCGCGAgattcccctcccccccccccccccgcccacCATTGGAATTTCCTGTGACCTTCTTTGGAGGAGGTATTGATATTGATGAGATGTCAGATTCGCGAGTAGATTTTTTAGAATGCGCACCTTCATAGAGAGACTAGCGCGCTGATATTAAAATTAACGGCCTTTTTTACCCTTAGGTACGGTGATTGTAGTCAGCAGTTTAACTTTTACCTGAGAAAAATGTGGTAAGGCGTCAGCTTTGTGTGTTCCGAACATTTCGGTAGTTTCTTGTTTTACTTCATGTTTTTTAATCGCGAATGTTATCAGTTAGGTTTAGAAGTTACTTATGGTTGCAAAACTAACAAAGTGACATGAGGTGACGTTTAAATTAAATCGCGCCTTATtcaacaacaaaagaaagtcaACATCAACGGGCAACGACTCACCTCAAAACCAACATCGAAAGGCGACGTCAAATACGCACTTCAACAATTTGGGGACGAGAGACTAGCTAGGGCCGGGAGAGGTTGGAACCGAAAAATTCCGGCATGCATGCTGGCAATATAGAACAGGGCGGCCTCGCGAGAACTGAATGGGGCTtgttttttatatatatttgtaaCAGCTAGTCCTAGTCAATTGAAAGCGTGAACTTGTTTACTAAAAACGTTTCCTAGAATGGTATTTACAGTAATCGTTCAGATCCAAAAATGCTGGTTATCATACCTCGATTTTATGAACATTCTGATTGTTTTTCTGCAAATTCGTTATATCGATATACGAACTTTCAAAGCCTGTTCAATTTTTTCCCTACCTTGTTATCCTTGTAAATGATGAACCGTTCCTTGTATGTTAATAAACATCATCTCACTTCTTGCTGCGAATCCATTAAGTTATTTCTCGCGCAAACACTTGGACATCGATAAATGTTCAACAATTCCCTTCCTTTCTATAGTTTCTGTAACGGAAGCCACATGCAGTCATAGACTGCCCATTTTTAATATTATATTTATACAATGTGCGTTCGCGTTATTCCGGGTAGCCAGTACTCTATTTaattttcattattctttttaatttcattGTAAATATTATGTGATAAGAGTACGAATAAAATATATTGCTGTTGTTGTCACGTTTGGCAAGTACCCTCCCCCCCctctccctccccctccctctgtcagtctCACTCAGATATTCAAATGTCTTGAAAAGGCAACACCCAACAGAGTTATAAAACCCATTAATTGTTGTGCTAAACTGAATCACCTACCTATCTTGACCATTCTGATCATCTCAATTAAAGCAGGCGATCGTACGTGACCCTTAACCAGCGTGCCAGCGCAAATCATAGCATCAAATTCTCCTGTTTTAATCTCAGGAATTCGCTTGTCGCTTAACGAGGCGCAGATAAATCTCTTgtaaacatttttgttttttgcttcgtCCAACATTTCCTGCGAAATATCCAGAGCATGTAGGCCTGTGTATCCAATCATCTCGAGGTACGGTCCCAGGATGCCAGTTCCAGCTCCTGCGTCAATAATTTTGAGCTGATCTTTTGGCATATCAGGAAAGTCCTGTTTAATAGCCTCGTCGAAGTAGTCGATCAATGGCTTGTGGTAAGAGGCACGCGCCGATTGGAGTACCTCCTGAAAAATGAAATCGCAAACGATAATAGCTGAGCCTGCAGTCAAACATTCTCCGATCAAATTTTTGCTGTATCATATTgccaacatttttttctttcaaattgtaaCGTCCCATCAGCCAAAGACCATTAATTGTAGCACCCTGATGAAAaaaggcagtgcctttcgaaatattggtaaatacAACAGATTTTCCATCGCTGTTTGATCAACCTTTCACTGCTCGTTTGTTCAAAGACTTATGATGATTAGACCCTTCGCCGGTATGCAGAGCTTCTTAGCTTTCTTGTTACGTTGGGCCTTGCTGCtagaatttaatttaatttacttgAAGGTTAATAAAGGACAGAAAGAGAAATTGTCTGAATTG
Encoded here:
- the LOC137968161 gene encoding methyltransferase-like protein 27 isoform X3, giving the protein MATKSYECGYLKHYGPRFENVSDDSTEEVIKDVYANWATQFDKEVLQSARASYHKPLIDYFDEAIKQDFPDMPKDQLKIIDAGAGTGILGPYLEMIGYTGLHALDISQEMLDEAKNKNVYKRFICASLSDKRIPEIKTGEFDAMICAGTLVKGHVRSPALIEMIRMVKIGGLLCFTIRSNEVDNYQAKMDELVSERRWERVSKKEVPFYDAEDMPKEIMAFTYRVASH